A DNA window from Hemibagrus wyckioides isolate EC202008001 linkage group LG11, SWU_Hwy_1.0, whole genome shotgun sequence contains the following coding sequences:
- the sema5bb gene encoding semaphorin-5B isoform X1 — protein MVTMLPAMSIYFPGPFIVLLSLSLYPLLTSQNSLRSDPDPITFHAQQCSIKLHPVTSYEALSVWFSSFSMPGVSDYSQLTLDLSRNQLIVGARNYLFRLSLANVSLLQGMEFGVDEDTRRSCRSKGKTEDECQNYMRVLLLSGSRLFSCGTNAFSPVCTVRSAADLAHVIETVNGVARCPYDPKHNSTAMVTESGDLYAATVIDFSGRDPVIYRSLGSMPPLRTAQYNSKWLNEPQFVSAYEVGRFTYFFLREVAVEEDCGKAVFSRVARVCQNDVGGRFLLEDTWTTFMKARLNCSRSGDVPFYYHELHSTFYLPEQDLIYGIFTTNINSIAASAVCAFNLSAITQAFSGPFRYQENPRMSWLSTPNPIPNFQCGTVGDSGPGGNLTERSLQDAQRLFLMSEVVQPVSVDPLISQDNIRFSKLVVDIVQGRDTLYHVIYIGTEHGTVIKALSSSTQNLHGCYLEEMKLLPADQQEPILNLQILQSDRSLFVGFNSRVLKIPLERCSSYETQRACLYARDPYCGWDRKQRRCTTIEASSNMSQWSQNITQCPEQNLTRDGGFSPWSSWRSCTHDDGGETSSTCLCRSRACNKPVPLCGGAECVGPTIEVTNCSRSGGWTPWSSWAPCSTSCGVGFEVRQRSCSNPTPRHGGRVCVGQTREERLCNEDSVCPVPVSWAQWTSWSTCTAVCGGGFQSRVRTCENGNSCPGCPQEYRTCNLEACPEVRRYTPWSPWYPVNVTVGGVRQEQRVRHTCRAPLADTHLLQLGKRKAETRHCPPAGEAPGCETDDLVQDIVSVAQPLTPVQGVTWLPWETWSSCSKECSRGFRTRKRLCVSPDGKSSAFLCSGTPVEYQDCNTQPCAVKGAWTCWSSWSECSTSCGGGHYQRTRTCSNPAPSHSGDICIGLHTEEALCNLHECDGGWGEWSEWTECEDGLQYRTRMCEISSAPCKGNHTDQRLCPPKESAVGSPGGKKGLNCGGFSLFHLILTGAVSFLVALLGSILVYVFFQKVYKPIQEPAVIHPNTPNHLHNKHNTSTPKNEKYTPMEFKTLNKNNLLPDESCNFYPSPPPPPQTNVYTTTYYAPPLGKYDFPSLDSPCRNYMHS, from the exons atggtaaccatGCTGCCTGCGATGTCCATTTATTTTCCTGGACCTTTCATcgtcctactctctctctccctgtatccACTCCTTACATCCCAGAATTCCCTGCGTTCTGACCCCGAccctattacttttcatgctcaACAGTGCAGCATAAAACTGCATCCTGTTACATCCTATGAAG CTCTCAGTGTGTGGTTCTCATCCTTCTCTATGCCCGGAGTGAGTGATTACTCCCAGCTCACTTTAGACCTCAGCAGGAACCAGCTGATCGTTGGagcaag GAACTACCTGTTCAGACTGAGTTTGGCTAATGTTTCTCTACTTCAG GGCATGGAGTTCGGAGTGGACGAAGACACACGCAGATCTTGTCGGAGCAAAGGAAAAACAGAG GATGAGTGTCAGAACTACATGCGAGTGCTCCTGCTGAGCGGTTCTCGTCTCTTCTCCTGCGGCACTAACGCCTTCTCGCCCGTCTGCACCGTCCGCTCTGCTGCTGATCTCGCCCACGTGATTGAGACGGTGAACGGAGTCGCCCGCTGTCCTTACGACCCCAAACACAACTCCACCGCCATGGTAACCGAAAGCGGTGACCTCTATGCTGCCACAGTCATTGATTTTTCTGGCCGTGACCCTGTGATCTACCGCAGCCTTGGGAGCATGCCTCCTCTCCGCACAGCTCAGTACAACTCCAAATGGCTGAATG AGCCTCAGTTTGTCTCAGCGTACGAGGTAGGTCGCTTCACCTACTTCTTCCTGAGGGAAGTGGCGGTGGAGGAGGATTGTGGGAAGGCGGTGTTCTCTCGGGTGGCGCGAGTGTGTCAGAACGATGTAGGCGGCAGGTTCCTGCTTGAAGACACCTGGACGACGTTTATGAAGGCCAGATTGAACTGCTCGCGCTCAGGAGATGTGCCTTTCTATTACCACGAGCTCCACAGCACCTTTTACCTTCCTGAGCAAGACCTTATCTACGGCATCTTCACAACCAACAT TAACAGCATTGCTGCTTCTGCAGTGTGTGCCTTCAACCTCAGTGCCATCACCCAGGCCTTCAGTGGTCCATTCCGCTACCAGGAGAACCCTCGAATGAGTTGGCTCTCCACCCCGAACCCCATCCCTAACTTTCAG TGTGGGACAGTTGGTGATAGCGGCCCTGGCGGGAATCTAACAGAACGAAGCCTGCAGGATGCTCAGAGACTCTTTTTGATGAGTGAGGTTGTGCAGCCTGTATCTGTTGACCCCTTGATCAGCCAGGACAACATCCGCTTTTCCAAACTTGTTGTGGACATTGTGCAGGGCCGTGACACGCTCTACCACGTCATTTACATCGGGACAG AACATGGCACCGTTATCAAGGCGCTCTCCTCATCCACTCAAAATCTGCATGGATGTTATCTTGAGGAGATGAAACTTCTTCCAGCAGATCAGCAGGAACCAATCCTTAACCTGCAGATCCTGCAGAGTGACAGGTCCCTATTTGTGGGTTTTAACAGCAGAGTTCTGAAGATCCCACTGGAGAGATGCTCCAGCTATGAAACCCAACG AGCTTGCTTATATGCGAGGGATCCATATTGTGGTTGGGACAGAAAACAGAGACGCTGTACTACGATTGAAGCCAGCTCTAACATGAGCCAGTGGAGccagaacatcacacagtgTCCT GAGCAAAATCTTACCCGAGATGGTGGGTTCAGCCCGTGGTCGTCGTGGCGATCATGTACccatgatgatggaggtgaaaCTTCAAGCACCTGTCTGTGTCGCTCTCGTGCATGTAATAAACCGGTCCCTCTGTGTGGAGGTGCTGAGTGTGTGGGACCCACGATTGAGGTGACCAACTGCTCAAG aagtggaGGTTGGACTCCCTGGTCCTCCTGGGCGCCGTGTAGCACCAGCTGTGGTGTCGGGTTTGAGGTTCGTCAGCGTTCATGCAGTAACCCCACCCCTCGACatggagggagagtgtgtgtcgGCCAGACACGAGAGGAGCG gttgtgtaacgaggactctgtgtgtcctgtgccTGTGTCCTGGGCTCAGTGGACCTCCTGGTCTACATGCACAGCAGTGTGTGGCGGCGGTTTCCAGTCCCGGGTCCGAACCTGTGAAAACGGAAACTCCTGCCCCGGGTGTCCACAG GAGTACAGAACATGCAATTTGGAGGCATGTCCCGAGGTACGCCGATACACACCCTGGTCTCCATGGTACCCGGTGAATGTGACAGTGGGTGGAGTCAGACAGGAGCAACGTGTGAGACACACTTGTCGAGCGCCGCTGGCAGACACACACCTTCTCCAGCTGGGCAAACGCAAGGCAGAAACGCGTCACTGCCCGCCTGCTGGTGAAGCGCCGGGGTGTGAGACTGACG ATCTGGTACAAGACATAGTGAGTGTGGCACAGCCTTTGACCCCAGTGCAGGGGGTCACCTGGTTGCCATGGGAAACATGGTCATCATGTTCCAAAGAGTGCTCTAGAGGGTTTCGAACACGTAAGCGCTTGTGTGTCTCCCCTGATGGCAAAAGTTCTGCATTCCTGTGCAGTGGAACACCAGTGGAGTATCAGGACTGTAACACACAGCCGTGCGCAG TAAAGGGGGCGTGGACCTGCTGGTCTTCCTGGTCTGAATGTTCTACTTCCTGTGGAGGTGGACATTATCAACGCACTCGCACCTGCTCAAACCCTGCCCCATCCCATTCAGGGGATATCTGCATCGGCCTGCACACTGAGGAGGCTCTGTGCAACCTGCACGAGTGTgatg gtggatgGGGGGAATGGTCAGAATGGACAGAGTGTGAAGATGGGCTTCAGTATCGCACTAGAATGTGTGAgataagctccgccccctgcaaAGGGAACCACACAGATCAGAGACTGTGTCCTCCAAAAGAGAGTGCAG TTGGCTCACCAGGTGGGAAGAAAGGGTTAAACTGTGGAG gtttctCCCTGTTCCACCTGATCCTGACGGGTGCAGTCTCCTTTCTGGTAGCATTGCTAGGATCCATTCTTGTTTACGTGTTCTTTCAGAAGGTCTACAAACCCATCCAAGAGCCTGCAGTGATCCATCCCAACACCCCTAACCATCTTCACAACAAACATAACACCAGCACCCCAAAGAATGAGAAATATACTCCAATGGAGTTTAAG ACGCTGAACAAGAACAATTTGTTGCCAGATGAGAGTTGTAACTTCTacccttctcctcctcctccaccgcAGACAAACGTCTACACCACCACTTACTACGCTCCTCCACTGGGCAAATACGACTTCCCGTCTTTAGACTCACCCTGCAGGAACTACATGCACAGCTGA
- the sema5bb gene encoding semaphorin-5B isoform X2, whose product MVTMLPAMSIYFPGPFIVLLSLSLYPLLTSQNSLRSDPDPITFHAQQCSIKLHPVTSYEALSVWFSSFSMPGVSDYSQLTLDLSRNQLIVGARNYLFRLSLANVSLLQGMEFGVDEDTRRSCRSKGKTEDECQNYMRVLLLSGSRLFSCGTNAFSPVCTVRSAADLAHVIETVNGVARCPYDPKHNSTAMVTESGDLYAATVIDFSGRDPVIYRSLGSMPPLRTAQYNSKWLNEPQFVSAYEVGRFTYFFLREVAVEEDCGKAVFSRVARVCQNDVGGRFLLEDTWTTFMKARLNCSRSGDVPFYYHELHSTFYLPEQDLIYGIFTTNINSIAASAVCAFNLSAITQAFSGPFRYQENPRMSWLSTPNPIPNFQCGTVGDSGPGGNLTERSLQDAQRLFLMSEVVQPVSVDPLISQDNIRFSKLVVDIVQGRDTLYHVIYIGTEHGTVIKALSSSTQNLHGCYLEEMKLLPADQQEPILNLQILQSDRSLFVGFNSRVLKIPLERCSSYETQRACLYARDPYCGWDRKQRRCTTIEASSNMSQWSQNITQCPEQNLTRDGGFSPWSSWRSCTHDDGGETSSTCLCRSRACNKPVPLCGGAECVGPTIEVTNCSRSGGWTPWSSWAPCSTSCGVGFEVRQRSCSNPTPRHGGRVCVGQTREERLCNEDSVCPVPVSWAQWTSWSTCTAVCGGGFQSRVRTCENGNSCPGCPQEYRTCNLEACPEVRRYTPWSPWYPVNVTVGGVRQEQRVRHTCRAPLADTHLLQLGKRKAETRHCPPAGEAPGCETDDLVQDIVSVAQPLTPVQGVTWLPWETWSSCSKECSRGFRTRKRLCVSPDGKSSAFLCSGTPVEYQDCNTQPCAVKGAWTCWSSWSECSTSCGGGHYQRTRTCSNPAPSHSGDICIGLHTEEALCNLHECDGGWGEWSEWTECEDGLQYRTRMCEISSAPCKGNHTDQRLCPPKESAVGSPGGKKGLNCGGFSLFHLILTGAVSFLVALLGSILVYVFFQKVYKPIQEPAVIHPNTPNHLHNKHNTSTPKNEKYTPMEFKTNVYTTTYYAPPLGKYDFPSLDSPCRNYMHS is encoded by the exons atggtaaccatGCTGCCTGCGATGTCCATTTATTTTCCTGGACCTTTCATcgtcctactctctctctccctgtatccACTCCTTACATCCCAGAATTCCCTGCGTTCTGACCCCGAccctattacttttcatgctcaACAGTGCAGCATAAAACTGCATCCTGTTACATCCTATGAAG CTCTCAGTGTGTGGTTCTCATCCTTCTCTATGCCCGGAGTGAGTGATTACTCCCAGCTCACTTTAGACCTCAGCAGGAACCAGCTGATCGTTGGagcaag GAACTACCTGTTCAGACTGAGTTTGGCTAATGTTTCTCTACTTCAG GGCATGGAGTTCGGAGTGGACGAAGACACACGCAGATCTTGTCGGAGCAAAGGAAAAACAGAG GATGAGTGTCAGAACTACATGCGAGTGCTCCTGCTGAGCGGTTCTCGTCTCTTCTCCTGCGGCACTAACGCCTTCTCGCCCGTCTGCACCGTCCGCTCTGCTGCTGATCTCGCCCACGTGATTGAGACGGTGAACGGAGTCGCCCGCTGTCCTTACGACCCCAAACACAACTCCACCGCCATGGTAACCGAAAGCGGTGACCTCTATGCTGCCACAGTCATTGATTTTTCTGGCCGTGACCCTGTGATCTACCGCAGCCTTGGGAGCATGCCTCCTCTCCGCACAGCTCAGTACAACTCCAAATGGCTGAATG AGCCTCAGTTTGTCTCAGCGTACGAGGTAGGTCGCTTCACCTACTTCTTCCTGAGGGAAGTGGCGGTGGAGGAGGATTGTGGGAAGGCGGTGTTCTCTCGGGTGGCGCGAGTGTGTCAGAACGATGTAGGCGGCAGGTTCCTGCTTGAAGACACCTGGACGACGTTTATGAAGGCCAGATTGAACTGCTCGCGCTCAGGAGATGTGCCTTTCTATTACCACGAGCTCCACAGCACCTTTTACCTTCCTGAGCAAGACCTTATCTACGGCATCTTCACAACCAACAT TAACAGCATTGCTGCTTCTGCAGTGTGTGCCTTCAACCTCAGTGCCATCACCCAGGCCTTCAGTGGTCCATTCCGCTACCAGGAGAACCCTCGAATGAGTTGGCTCTCCACCCCGAACCCCATCCCTAACTTTCAG TGTGGGACAGTTGGTGATAGCGGCCCTGGCGGGAATCTAACAGAACGAAGCCTGCAGGATGCTCAGAGACTCTTTTTGATGAGTGAGGTTGTGCAGCCTGTATCTGTTGACCCCTTGATCAGCCAGGACAACATCCGCTTTTCCAAACTTGTTGTGGACATTGTGCAGGGCCGTGACACGCTCTACCACGTCATTTACATCGGGACAG AACATGGCACCGTTATCAAGGCGCTCTCCTCATCCACTCAAAATCTGCATGGATGTTATCTTGAGGAGATGAAACTTCTTCCAGCAGATCAGCAGGAACCAATCCTTAACCTGCAGATCCTGCAGAGTGACAGGTCCCTATTTGTGGGTTTTAACAGCAGAGTTCTGAAGATCCCACTGGAGAGATGCTCCAGCTATGAAACCCAACG AGCTTGCTTATATGCGAGGGATCCATATTGTGGTTGGGACAGAAAACAGAGACGCTGTACTACGATTGAAGCCAGCTCTAACATGAGCCAGTGGAGccagaacatcacacagtgTCCT GAGCAAAATCTTACCCGAGATGGTGGGTTCAGCCCGTGGTCGTCGTGGCGATCATGTACccatgatgatggaggtgaaaCTTCAAGCACCTGTCTGTGTCGCTCTCGTGCATGTAATAAACCGGTCCCTCTGTGTGGAGGTGCTGAGTGTGTGGGACCCACGATTGAGGTGACCAACTGCTCAAG aagtggaGGTTGGACTCCCTGGTCCTCCTGGGCGCCGTGTAGCACCAGCTGTGGTGTCGGGTTTGAGGTTCGTCAGCGTTCATGCAGTAACCCCACCCCTCGACatggagggagagtgtgtgtcgGCCAGACACGAGAGGAGCG gttgtgtaacgaggactctgtgtgtcctgtgccTGTGTCCTGGGCTCAGTGGACCTCCTGGTCTACATGCACAGCAGTGTGTGGCGGCGGTTTCCAGTCCCGGGTCCGAACCTGTGAAAACGGAAACTCCTGCCCCGGGTGTCCACAG GAGTACAGAACATGCAATTTGGAGGCATGTCCCGAGGTACGCCGATACACACCCTGGTCTCCATGGTACCCGGTGAATGTGACAGTGGGTGGAGTCAGACAGGAGCAACGTGTGAGACACACTTGTCGAGCGCCGCTGGCAGACACACACCTTCTCCAGCTGGGCAAACGCAAGGCAGAAACGCGTCACTGCCCGCCTGCTGGTGAAGCGCCGGGGTGTGAGACTGACG ATCTGGTACAAGACATAGTGAGTGTGGCACAGCCTTTGACCCCAGTGCAGGGGGTCACCTGGTTGCCATGGGAAACATGGTCATCATGTTCCAAAGAGTGCTCTAGAGGGTTTCGAACACGTAAGCGCTTGTGTGTCTCCCCTGATGGCAAAAGTTCTGCATTCCTGTGCAGTGGAACACCAGTGGAGTATCAGGACTGTAACACACAGCCGTGCGCAG TAAAGGGGGCGTGGACCTGCTGGTCTTCCTGGTCTGAATGTTCTACTTCCTGTGGAGGTGGACATTATCAACGCACTCGCACCTGCTCAAACCCTGCCCCATCCCATTCAGGGGATATCTGCATCGGCCTGCACACTGAGGAGGCTCTGTGCAACCTGCACGAGTGTgatg gtggatgGGGGGAATGGTCAGAATGGACAGAGTGTGAAGATGGGCTTCAGTATCGCACTAGAATGTGTGAgataagctccgccccctgcaaAGGGAACCACACAGATCAGAGACTGTGTCCTCCAAAAGAGAGTGCAG TTGGCTCACCAGGTGGGAAGAAAGGGTTAAACTGTGGAG gtttctCCCTGTTCCACCTGATCCTGACGGGTGCAGTCTCCTTTCTGGTAGCATTGCTAGGATCCATTCTTGTTTACGTGTTCTTTCAGAAGGTCTACAAACCCATCCAAGAGCCTGCAGTGATCCATCCCAACACCCCTAACCATCTTCACAACAAACATAACACCAGCACCCCAAAGAATGAGAAATATACTCCAATGGAGTTTAAG ACAAACGTCTACACCACCACTTACTACGCTCCTCCACTGGGCAAATACGACTTCCCGTCTTTAGACTCACCCTGCAGGAACTACATGCACAGCTGA
- the LOC131361956 gene encoding polymeric immunoglobulin receptor-like isoform X1, protein MKILLIFTLCLISDGGSSKKVTGYSGGGVLIKCKYDTEYRQNKKYFCKDSWQGCFVQIMTTVKNKWANSGRFSLYDDTKSAEFWVMIRELTVQDTGTYKYLVDIPSWPDIHCGSVDLKVQEGSLVSREVTAYAGGGINIKCRYEDEYKDKPKYFCKIRTSQWCFNQVHTKWNSEWSHDGRFSIHDNRSAGYFSVFIRELITEDTGSYRCGVVVSHKLEIYTVVKLNVREGLSYETSISETVHVGGDLSVSCKYPESLRNNPKFLCKKLPTSACSYNISVKESRADVNMGKFSLYDDQAKHILNMTMKNVTEQDSGEYWCGAEAVWPSDEYNIYFMQINLKITDTPSKPTQSSAVSSSLSSSSPSSSSSTSSHTPNYEGLSPVSIVVTILANILIGLLIGNTCLFVVLRIKRKRQGSSASNDRHSAPGSGNSHVDFKDTRGLVASEAGTSTGHSAVQSPSDPNESVYANTMLPTSTRESASTASMAQLPRNLPDSSISTVEKPEESLIYTTVRFHTNATGSDHAAPKMKFKKEEESCEYATVSHGNSYS, encoded by the exons ATGAAgatcctcctcatcttcacccTCTGTCTGATCTCAG ATGGAGGATCCTCCAAGAAAGTAACAGGATATTCAGGAGGAGGAGTCCTTATCAAGTGCAAGTATGATACAGaatacagacaaaacaaaaaatatttctgtaaggATTCATGGCAAGGCTGTTTTGTACAAATAATGACAACAGTTAAAAATAAGTGGGCAAATTCAGGAAGATTCTCACTGTATGATGATACCAAATCAGCAGAGTTCTGGGTGATGATCAGAGAGCTCACTGTACAGGACACTGGGACGTACAAATATTTAGTTGATATACCTTCATGGCCAGACATTCACTGTGGATCTGTGGATCTAAAGGTACAGGAAG GGTCCTTGGTCTCTAGAGAAGTGACTGCATATGCAGGGGGAGGAATCAACATCAAGTGCAGATATGAGGATGAATATAAAGACAAAccaaaatatttctgtaagaTCAGAACAAGTCAGTGGTGTTTTAATCAAGTACACACAAAATGGAACAGTGAATGGTCACATGATGGCAGATTCTCAATTCATGACAACAGAAGTGCAGGAtacttcagtgtgtttatcagagagCTGATTACGGAGGACACTGGATCATACaggtgtggtgttgttgtgtctcATAAACTGGAGATCTACACTGTAGTGAAGCTGAATGTAAGAGAAG GTCTGTCCTATGAAACGTCCATCAGTGAGACTGTCCATGTAGGTGGAGATTTATCTGTCAGCTGTAAATACCCAGAATCCCTCAGGAATAACCCCAAGTTTCTCTGCAAGAAGCTTCCAACTTCTGCGTGTTCTTATAATATATCTGTTAAAGAAAGTAGAGCAGATGTAAATATGGGGAAATTCTCCCTGTATGATGACCAAGCAAAACATATCTTAAATATGACCATGAAAAATGTAACTGAGCAGGACTCTGGTGAATACTGGTGTGGAGCTGAAGCAGTCTGGCCATCTGAtgaatacaatatttatttcatgcaGATCAACCTGAAAATCACCG ATACACCCTCAAAACCAACACAAAGTTCAGCggtatcatcatcactatcatcatcatcaccatcatcgtcatcctccacatcatcgCATACACCAAACTATGAAG GACTTTCCCCAGTCTCCATTGTGGTCACCATCTTAGCAAATATTCTGATTGGGCTTCTGATTGGAAACACATGCCTTTTTGTGGTTCTCCGAATTAAACGCAAAAGACAAG GAAGTTCAGCATCTAATGACAGGCATTCTGCTCCAGGCTCAGGAAACAGCCATGTG GATTTTAAAGACACCAGAGGTCTTGTTGCCTCAGAAGCAGGAACCTCTACAGGTCACTCTGCTGTGCAGAGCCCCTCTGATCCTAATGAAAGTGTTTACGCCAACACGATGTTACCAACAAGCACCCGTGAGTCTGCAAGTACTGCTTCCATGGCTCAACTACCCAGAAATCTCCCTGATTCCTCAATCTCCACTGTTGAGAAACCTGAAGAAAGTCTGATTTACACAACGGTGCGTTTTCACACCAATGCCACTGGCTCTGATCATGCGGCTCCTAAAATGAAGTTTAAAAAGGAGGAAGAATCATGTGAATATGCTACAGTGAGTCATGGTAATTCTTATAGCTAG
- the LOC131361956 gene encoding polymeric immunoglobulin receptor-like isoform X2, with protein MKILLIFTLCLISDGGSSKKVTGYSGGGVLIKCKYDTEYRQNKKYFCKDSWQGCFVQIMTTVKNKWANSGRFSLYDDTKSAEFWVMIRELTVQDTGTYKYLVDIPSWPDIHCGSVDLKVQEGSLVSREVTAYAGGGINIKCRYEDEYKDKPKYFCKIRTSQWCFNQVHTKWNSEWSHDGRFSIHDNRSAGYFSVFIRELITEDTGSYRCGVVVSHKLEIYTVVKLNVREGLSYETSISETVHVGGDLSVSCKYPESLRNNPKFLCKKLPTSACSYNISVKESRADVNMGKFSLYDDQAKHILNMTMKNVTEQDSGEYWCGAEAVWPSDEYNIYFMQINLKITGSSASNDRHSAPGSGNSHVDFKDTRGLVASEAGTSTGHSAVQSPSDPNESVYANTMLPTSTRESASTASMAQLPRNLPDSSISTVEKPEESLIYTTVRFHTNATGSDHAAPKMKFKKEEESCEYATVSHGNSYS; from the exons ATGAAgatcctcctcatcttcacccTCTGTCTGATCTCAG ATGGAGGATCCTCCAAGAAAGTAACAGGATATTCAGGAGGAGGAGTCCTTATCAAGTGCAAGTATGATACAGaatacagacaaaacaaaaaatatttctgtaaggATTCATGGCAAGGCTGTTTTGTACAAATAATGACAACAGTTAAAAATAAGTGGGCAAATTCAGGAAGATTCTCACTGTATGATGATACCAAATCAGCAGAGTTCTGGGTGATGATCAGAGAGCTCACTGTACAGGACACTGGGACGTACAAATATTTAGTTGATATACCTTCATGGCCAGACATTCACTGTGGATCTGTGGATCTAAAGGTACAGGAAG GGTCCTTGGTCTCTAGAGAAGTGACTGCATATGCAGGGGGAGGAATCAACATCAAGTGCAGATATGAGGATGAATATAAAGACAAAccaaaatatttctgtaagaTCAGAACAAGTCAGTGGTGTTTTAATCAAGTACACACAAAATGGAACAGTGAATGGTCACATGATGGCAGATTCTCAATTCATGACAACAGAAGTGCAGGAtacttcagtgtgtttatcagagagCTGATTACGGAGGACACTGGATCATACaggtgtggtgttgttgtgtctcATAAACTGGAGATCTACACTGTAGTGAAGCTGAATGTAAGAGAAG GTCTGTCCTATGAAACGTCCATCAGTGAGACTGTCCATGTAGGTGGAGATTTATCTGTCAGCTGTAAATACCCAGAATCCCTCAGGAATAACCCCAAGTTTCTCTGCAAGAAGCTTCCAACTTCTGCGTGTTCTTATAATATATCTGTTAAAGAAAGTAGAGCAGATGTAAATATGGGGAAATTCTCCCTGTATGATGACCAAGCAAAACATATCTTAAATATGACCATGAAAAATGTAACTGAGCAGGACTCTGGTGAATACTGGTGTGGAGCTGAAGCAGTCTGGCCATCTGAtgaatacaatatttatttcatgcaGATCAACCTGAAAATCACCG GAAGTTCAGCATCTAATGACAGGCATTCTGCTCCAGGCTCAGGAAACAGCCATGTG GATTTTAAAGACACCAGAGGTCTTGTTGCCTCAGAAGCAGGAACCTCTACAGGTCACTCTGCTGTGCAGAGCCCCTCTGATCCTAATGAAAGTGTTTACGCCAACACGATGTTACCAACAAGCACCCGTGAGTCTGCAAGTACTGCTTCCATGGCTCAACTACCCAGAAATCTCCCTGATTCCTCAATCTCCACTGTTGAGAAACCTGAAGAAAGTCTGATTTACACAACGGTGCGTTTTCACACCAATGCCACTGGCTCTGATCATGCGGCTCCTAAAATGAAGTTTAAAAAGGAGGAAGAATCATGTGAATATGCTACAGTGAGTCATGGTAATTCTTATAGCTAG